The following DNA comes from Nitrospirota bacterium.
CGCAGAAAAAGTACGCTCTTGGGAAATTCAGGGTTTTTGATATAGGCAAGGACTCTCTCGATGAAGATTTTGACTACATTTTTCTCTGCGGTGTCTTTAATCTGAAAATATCAGGGCTTGATGAGATCATTGCGAAGACACTAGCAAGTCTCTTCAGGCATTGCCGTCTGGGCCTCGCCTTTAATGCTTTATCAGCGCTGAATCCACGCAAGGACTTTGAACTTCATTATACGTCACCAGAGGAACTTTTCAGTTTTGCGGTTAAGACCCTTTCTCCTTATGTTGCCCTGAGGCATGATAGAA
Coding sequences within:
- a CDS encoding class I SAM-dependent methyltransferase, yielding MISFFDKNLQLHGDRPEAVKWNAKGQRLHFQSLLDIGQISGRKILDFGCGKGDLLQFFTDCGIHVDYTGYDINENLISLAQKKYALGKFRVFDIGKDSLDEDFDYIFLCGVFNLKISGLDEIIAKTLASLFRHCRLGLAFNALSALNPRKDFELHYTSPEELFSFAVKTLSPYVALRHDRMFYDFTLFIYKDPQQGE